A stretch of the Streptococcus oralis genome encodes the following:
- the purE gene encoding 5-(carboxyamino)imidazole ribonucleotide mutase, which yields MKPVISIIMGSKSDWATMQKTAEVLDRFGVTYEKKVVSAHRTPDLMFQHAEEARSRGIKVIIAGAGGAAHLPGMVAAKTTLPVIGVPVKSRALSGVDSLYSIVQMPGGVPVATMAIGEAGATNAALFALRLLSVEDQAIAKALADFAEEQGKIAEESTNELI from the coding sequence ATGAAACCAGTAATTTCCATTATCATGGGCTCAAAATCCGACTGGGCAACCATGCAAAAAACCGCCGAAGTCCTAGATCGCTTCGGTGTAACCTACGAAAAAAAGGTTGTCTCTGCTCACCGCACGCCTGATCTCATGTTTCAACATGCGGAAGAAGCCCGCAGTCGCGGTATCAAGGTCATTATTGCAGGTGCTGGAGGCGCAGCCCATTTGCCAGGTATGGTAGCTGCCAAAACAACCCTTCCTGTCATCGGGGTACCGGTCAAGTCGCGCGCTCTTAGTGGCGTGGACTCGCTCTACTCTATCGTACAGATGCCGGGTGGCGTGCCTGTCGCAACTATGGCTATCGGTGAAGCAGGGGCGACAAACGCGGCCCTCTTTGCCCTTCGTCTTCTTTCAGTAGAGGATCAGGCTATCGCGAAAGCATTGGCAGATTTCGCAGAAGAACAAGGAAAAATCGCAGAGGAGTCTACAAATGAGCTCATCTAA
- a CDS encoding phosphoribosylaminoimidazole carboxylase: MKERLDYHPIVQGNRMTLGFQFRHETPLVAATVPHNLR; the protein is encoded by the coding sequence GTGAAAGAACGATTGGATTATCATCCAATCGTTCAGGGAAATCGGATGACCTTGGGCTTCCAATTTAGGCATGAGACACCTTTGGTGGCTGCTACCGTCCCTCACAACCTAAGGTGA
- a CDS encoding phosphoribosylaminoimidazole carboxylase yields MIQIIVNAFVEKDKTGAVVEVLYAISDHEKVKAKYEELVARNPENYLAIYDLPLDTDLNRLDHYPSVWIGKEEFE; encoded by the coding sequence ATGATTCAAATCATCGTTAATGCTTTTGTTGAAAAGGATAAGACTGGAGCGGTCGTCGAAGTCTTGTATGCTATTAGTGACCACGAAAAAGTGAAAGCAAAGTATGAAGAACTAGTTGCTCGAAATCCAGAAAACTATCTAGCAATTTATGATTTACCACTTGATACAGATTTGAATAGACTGGATCATTACCCATCTGTGTGGATTGGGAAAGAAGAATTTGAGTAA
- the purK gene encoding 5-(carboxyamino)imidazole ribonucleotide synthase yields MSSSKTIGIIGGGQLGQMMAISAIYMGHKVIALDPAADCPASRVAEIIVAPYNDVDALRQLAERCDVLTYEFENVDADGLDAVIKDGQLPQGTDLLRISQNRIFEKDFLSNKAQVTVAPYKVVTSSQDLADIDLSKNYVLKTATGGYDGHGQKVIRSEADLEEARALADSADCVLEEFVNFDLEISVIVSGNGKDVTVFPVQENIHRNNILSKTIVPARISASLADKAKAMAVRIAEQLNLSGTLCVEMFATADDIIVNEIAPRPHNSGHYSIEACDFSQFDTHILGVLGAPLPAIKLHAPAVMLNVLGQHVEAAEKYVTENPSAHLHLYGKIEAKHNRKMGHVTFFSDMPDEVGDF; encoded by the coding sequence ATGAGCTCATCTAAAACAATCGGAATTATCGGTGGCGGTCAGCTGGGGCAGATGATGGCTATTTCTGCTATCTACATGGGGCACAAGGTCATCGCGCTGGATCCTGCGGCGGATTGCCCAGCCTCTCGCGTGGCGGAGATCATCGTGGCGCCTTATAACGATGTGGATGCCCTTCGTCAGTTGGCTGAGCGTTGCGATGTCCTCACTTATGAATTTGAAAATGTTGATGCAGACGGTTTGGATGCTGTTATCAAGGATGGACAACTTCCACAAGGAACAGACCTACTCCGCATCTCTCAAAATCGCATCTTTGAAAAGGACTTTCTTTCAAACAAGGCTCAAGTCACTGTGGCACCCTACAAGGTAGTGACTTCAAGCCAAGACTTAGCAGATATCGACCTTTCTAAAAACTATGTCCTCAAGACGGCGACCGGTGGTTACGATGGCCATGGGCAAAAGGTTATTCGTTCAGAAGCAGACTTGGAGGAAGCCCGTGCACTAGCAGACTCAGCAGACTGTGTCTTGGAAGAATTTGTCAATTTTGACCTTGAAATTTCTGTCATCGTATCAGGAAATGGCAAGGACGTGACGGTTTTCCCAGTTCAGGAAAATATCCACCGAAACAATATCCTGTCTAAGACTATTGTGCCTGCTCGCATTTCAGCAAGTTTAGCAGACAAGGCCAAAGCCATGGCAGTGCGAATTGCTGAACAGCTTAACTTGTCTGGAACACTTTGTGTGGAAATGTTTGCAACAGCTGATGACATCATCGTCAATGAGATTGCCCCACGCCCACATAACTCTGGGCACTATTCGATTGAAGCTTGTGATTTCTCCCAGTTTGATACCCACATTTTAGGTGTTCTGGGAGCACCATTGCCAGCTATCAAACTGCATGCTCCAGCTGTCATGCTCAACGTTCTCGGTCAGCACGTCGAGGCTGCTGAAAAATATGTCACAGAAAATCCAAGCGCCCACCTCCACCTGTATGGTAAAATAGAAGCGAAGCACAACCGCAAGATGGGACACGTGACTTTTTTTAGTGATATGCCGGATGAGGTTGGAGATTTTTAA